One window from the genome of Echinicola vietnamensis DSM 17526 encodes:
- a CDS encoding SusC/RagA family TonB-linked outer membrane protein, with amino-acid sequence MKKCLLLGFLLLIAGITYAQVTVTGTVSAASDGEAIPGVSIIIKGTTKGVTTDLEGNYTITADADNVLVYSFIGYKPQEMSIGNQSVINIQLEEDISNLEEFVVVGYGTMKKSDMSSAHVTVTSEDIEKTVNTTIEQAIQGRAAGVYVTKNTGAPGGGLSVNIRGINSIGGTNEPLYVIDGVQIQPNTVSYGPTSGTNPLAGLNPSDIESMEILQGPSATAIYGSRGTNGVVLITTKRGKEGQTNINYSYLYSLQDKPDNLAVMNLQQYAEMTNTIRDLTGGDPPAAFLDPSLLGEGTDWQDALYKTAALNKHTLSLSGGNESTKYYLSGEYFNQDGVAIGSGFERYSMRLNLDNEVRDWLNIGVNLALNETDEQLATGSSDVINYAIQMAPNIPVQNPDGSWGGADPLNGSSLQFTPPNPIALANLLDRTYKRRQALGGLNVGIDIMEGLRFTTQLNGNINYANGHFWTPTYTLGSVTNDVNELTSKAENSFYWNWSQTLTYNKTFADKHDLTLMFTHEAQESNWESIEGSRQNFTSNDLPVLGLGSSQGATNAGNKNQWAMESYLGRINYTYDDKYIVLAALRADGSANFGPENRWGYFPSVSAAWRVSEEDFMAGMAVVDELKIRLETGLTGNQGSANAIYAPLSSPSVPTPWGGGFLVTRYGNPELAWEETQTYNVGFNLNMFNNRVQVEGDFYMKRTDNLLLPNPLPWYMGTEGEGSIGTPTVNIGSLENRGYAFTINTVNIDNRATSFRWSSNFNFSGFKTEVTKFYSESAFIDRTAWYMNDFTQRAVIGQSPWLFYGYQYEGIFQSVEDIEGSAIPADNNGERLPIGEDDIWVGDIKYRDLNGDNIIDERDQTFIGNPWPKFTFGTTQTFEYKGFKLDILLLGALGADVFNYARFNNTNPNNINLGRNLLVESFDYAKVETDSEGNPYLTNPGTDIPRITVTDPNGNGTRISDKFVEDGSYVRLKNINLSYEFDKNLLGWQNVVRGARLSFGVQNLATWTKYKGYDPEVGAYVGNNVDAANQLIGVDYGRYPSTRMYNFSLGIDF; translated from the coding sequence ATGAAAAAATGCTTACTCTTAGGGTTTCTGTTGTTGATAGCAGGAATCACCTATGCCCAAGTCACGGTGACGGGTACGGTAAGTGCCGCCTCGGATGGAGAAGCCATTCCCGGGGTCAGCATCATTATCAAAGGGACCACCAAAGGGGTCACCACTGACTTGGAGGGAAACTACACCATCACCGCTGATGCAGACAATGTGTTGGTTTACTCCTTTATCGGCTATAAACCGCAAGAAATGTCCATCGGCAATCAGAGTGTTATCAATATCCAGTTGGAGGAAGACATCTCCAACCTGGAGGAGTTCGTGGTCGTCGGCTACGGAACCATGAAAAAATCTGATATGTCCAGTGCACATGTGACGGTGACTTCAGAAGACATCGAAAAAACGGTGAATACCACCATTGAGCAGGCCATTCAAGGGCGAGCAGCGGGGGTATACGTGACCAAGAACACGGGTGCTCCCGGCGGGGGGCTTTCTGTAAATATCCGAGGGATTAATTCCATTGGCGGTACAAATGAGCCACTCTACGTGATCGATGGTGTGCAAATCCAGCCCAATACCGTCTCGTATGGGCCTACTTCGGGTACTAACCCATTGGCAGGCTTGAATCCCAGTGATATTGAATCCATGGAAATTTTACAAGGCCCGTCTGCCACGGCCATCTACGGTTCGCGTGGTACCAATGGGGTGGTGCTGATCACCACAAAAAGGGGGAAAGAAGGCCAAACCAATATCAATTATTCGTACCTGTACAGTTTGCAGGACAAACCAGATAATTTGGCCGTGATGAACCTGCAGCAATATGCAGAGATGACCAATACCATCCGTGACCTGACAGGTGGAGATCCTCCGGCAGCATTTTTGGATCCATCGCTACTTGGCGAAGGTACGGATTGGCAGGATGCGCTTTACAAAACCGCCGCCCTCAACAAACATACGCTAAGCTTAAGTGGGGGCAACGAAAGCACGAAGTACTACCTTTCCGGAGAATACTTTAACCAAGACGGCGTGGCGATTGGTTCTGGCTTTGAACGGTATTCGATGAGGTTAAACCTGGACAACGAAGTGCGGGATTGGTTAAATATCGGCGTCAACCTGGCCTTGAATGAAACAGACGAGCAGCTTGCCACGGGCAGCAGTGATGTGATCAACTACGCCATCCAAATGGCTCCCAATATCCCCGTGCAAAATCCAGACGGCAGCTGGGGCGGTGCAGATCCTTTGAATGGGAGTAGTTTGCAATTTACCCCGCCAAACCCCATTGCCCTCGCCAATTTACTGGATAGGACTTATAAACGCAGACAGGCTCTTGGTGGGTTAAACGTGGGCATCGACATCATGGAGGGGCTGAGGTTTACGACTCAGCTGAACGGAAATATCAATTATGCCAACGGCCATTTCTGGACCCCTACGTATACGCTTGGGTCGGTGACCAATGACGTGAACGAACTGACCAGCAAAGCGGAAAATAGCTTTTACTGGAACTGGTCGCAGACCTTGACCTATAACAAGACCTTTGCTGATAAGCATGACCTGACCTTGATGTTTACCCATGAGGCTCAAGAATCCAACTGGGAGTCCATAGAAGGTTCCCGGCAAAACTTTACCTCCAATGACCTTCCCGTGTTGGGCTTGGGGTCCTCACAGGGCGCCACCAATGCCGGAAACAAAAACCAATGGGCCATGGAATCCTATTTGGGAAGGATCAATTACACTTACGATGACAAGTACATCGTGTTGGCAGCTTTGCGGGCTGATGGCTCTGCAAACTTCGGCCCGGAAAACCGTTGGGGCTATTTCCCTTCCGTTTCGGCTGCCTGGAGGGTATCAGAAGAAGATTTTATGGCAGGAATGGCCGTGGTGGATGAATTGAAAATCCGCTTGGAAACCGGACTTACCGGTAACCAAGGCAGCGCCAATGCCATCTATGCGCCCCTCAGCTCACCCAGCGTACCCACGCCGTGGGGTGGCGGATTTTTGGTGACGCGGTATGGAAACCCGGAATTGGCTTGGGAAGAAACACAAACCTATAACGTGGGCTTTAACCTGAACATGTTCAATAACAGGGTACAGGTGGAAGGTGACTTTTACATGAAGAGGACCGATAACCTTTTGCTGCCCAATCCGCTGCCTTGGTACATGGGCACAGAGGGAGAAGGCAGTATCGGCACGCCTACCGTAAACATAGGCTCTTTAGAAAACCGCGGCTATGCCTTTACGATCAATACGGTCAATATCGATAACCGGGCTACATCCTTCAGGTGGAGTTCGAACTTTAACTTTTCAGGATTTAAGACCGAAGTGACCAAGTTTTATTCCGAGTCGGCCTTTATCGATCGTACCGCTTGGTACATGAATGACTTTACCCAGCGGGCAGTGATCGGCCAGTCTCCTTGGTTGTTTTACGGATATCAATATGAGGGGATTTTCCAATCTGTGGAGGACATTGAAGGAAGTGCCATCCCAGCAGATAACAACGGCGAAAGGTTACCCATTGGTGAAGATGATATCTGGGTGGGGGACATTAAGTACAGAGACCTCAATGGAGACAATATCATAGACGAGCGAGATCAGACCTTTATCGGCAACCCTTGGCCAAAATTCACTTTCGGTACCACGCAGACCTTTGAATACAAAGGATTCAAGTTGGATATACTGCTCTTGGGAGCACTTGGAGCAGATGTCTTTAACTATGCACGGTTCAATAATACCAACCCCAATAACATCAACTTGGGCAGAAACCTATTGGTGGAGAGCTTTGATTATGCCAAGGTGGAAACCGATAGTGAAGGGAATCCCTACTTGACCAACCCAGGCACTGATATCCCACGGATCACCGTCACCGATCCCAATGGAAACGGGACACGGATCAGTGATAAGTTTGTGGAGGATGGTTCCTATGTAAGGTTAAAGAACATCAACCTAAGCTATGAATTCGACAAGAACCTTTTGGGATGGCAAAATGTCGTACGGGGTGCACGGCTGTCTTTTGGCGTGCAAAACCTCGCTACCTGGACCAAGTACAAAGGCTATGATCCAGAAGTGGGTGCCTATGTGGGCAATAATGTGGATGCCGCCAACCAGCTGATCGGAGTCGACTATGGACGGTATCCGTCCACCAGAATGTACAATTTCAGCTTGGGCATTGATTTCTAA
- a CDS encoding hybrid sensor histidine kinase/response regulator transcription factor has protein sequence MKCSFTPLLYVCFLLLGLSDAFAQKGDYLFGTFTVEDGLSNNSVTAIYQDKEGFIWMGTNSGLNRYDGKEFRVFRNRPNDTTSLTENSIRKIMPGPEGQLWLLNRNNLVEVYDAKTETFSTSLGPYVAKYHLLSDIVSLVYEDRQGRFWFGHPNQGISIYDPTSGETIYLQHVSGDIESISYQYLSAVDETSQGEVWLVYSNGAVDILDGKTLKVNRRIELFAQKKVNYTDDFEIFIDQEDDAWIYLYENGEGLFYYDSYVDRLHHFDTDSKKITLNNNQVRGIVENKSGEIWIGTDHGGINIVDKTDMRVSYLQHDAENPHSLAHNSVYALMKDRSGIIWVGTFKNGINLYNEKLIRFPHVKHSLTAQHSLPYNDINCFVEDEKGNFYIGTNGRGLLYYDRERQRYTSFRHEAGNENSLAGDIIVDLMMDSQGVLWIGTYLNGLSKYDGKQFKNYWPNANDPRSLAGESVWELYEDQQGNVWAGTLRNGLDLYDPETDGFIHFKANESTIPVHCDYISSLQEDLEGNLWIGGGNGIDVINFQTGAATFYQQVLGDQSTLVGNNIMDIFRDSKGIMWVATTQGLSYFDAENERFYNFNATDGLPSDHIVKILEDDQYHLWLSTTNGLSEVSVNRNQPDSLVLSFRNFGVGDGLQGNFFNENSALKTSQGELVFGGANGYNIFYPEKMKVNQESPKIVLTDFQLFNKAVDIGEKVSGRVLLEKNINQTEKLTLKHNENVFSIEFAALNFIHSDKNRYRYKMEGFDNDWVEVEDGVTKATYTNLDPGNYTFKVKAANNDGIWAEKAQLLNIEVLAPFWKTPLAFLIYFILVALVVIAIQREIIAREKDRLQIAQDKEEAKRMQELDRMKTKFFTNVSHEFRTPLTLILAPVEKLLKSTDSPQTRSHYLTIQRNAKRLMNLINQLLDIRKIETEGIDLSPVEGDVIGFLRETTRSFEDLSEKKHIALDFHTNRAQLFTYFDVDKLEKILFNLLSNAFKFTYRGGEIHVAAHYEKPLPGKEKGVLSISVQDTGVGIGKEDQQRIFERYFVGDENSDSLNQGSGIGLSIVQEFARLHRGEVLLESELGRGSTFTVRIPVEEIVPMEHVSTDPELDQETADRSEKKTVLLVEDNEDFVHYLKSCLVEEYNVLTALDGQQGSEIAFEQIPDMVISDVMMPKMNGVELCQLLKKDLRTSHIPVILLTAKSSEEKQLEGLDSGANHYITKPFNVDLLLLRIRNLLEERSLLQERFKKRIGVITSEVKLESLDDRLIQKAVKVVEDNIDNPELSVEMLSSELAMSRVHLYKKLTSLTGKKPLEFIRMIRLERACQLLGESQLTVAEVAYEVGYNNAKYFTKHFKAEYQVIPSVYAQQKLAAAQKET, from the coding sequence ATGAAGTGTTCTTTTACTCCTTTGCTGTACGTTTGTTTTCTATTGCTTGGCCTTTCTGATGCCTTTGCACAGAAGGGAGATTACCTATTTGGCACCTTTACGGTGGAAGACGGCCTTTCCAATAATAGTGTCACGGCCATATACCAAGACAAAGAAGGCTTTATCTGGATGGGGACGAACTCCGGGCTAAACCGTTATGATGGAAAGGAATTTCGGGTGTTTCGAAACCGCCCAAATGATACCACCTCACTCACAGAAAACAGTATCCGCAAAATCATGCCGGGGCCAGAAGGCCAGTTATGGCTGTTGAACCGGAACAATTTGGTGGAGGTATATGATGCCAAAACCGAAACATTTAGCACTTCGCTCGGCCCATATGTTGCGAAATACCACTTATTAAGTGATATAGTCAGTTTGGTGTATGAAGATCGGCAAGGCCGGTTTTGGTTTGGACACCCCAATCAAGGGATCAGTATTTATGACCCCACATCTGGCGAAACCATTTACCTTCAGCATGTGTCCGGGGACATTGAAAGCATCAGTTACCAGTATTTGTCGGCGGTGGATGAAACCAGTCAAGGTGAGGTATGGTTGGTTTATTCTAACGGCGCGGTGGACATTCTTGACGGAAAAACCCTTAAGGTCAACCGGCGGATCGAACTGTTTGCCCAAAAGAAGGTCAACTATACCGATGATTTTGAAATTTTCATTGATCAGGAAGATGATGCTTGGATTTATTTGTATGAAAATGGGGAAGGCCTTTTTTATTATGACAGCTATGTCGATCGGTTACATCATTTCGATACCGATTCCAAGAAGATTACCTTAAACAACAATCAAGTTCGGGGCATTGTAGAAAACAAAAGTGGGGAAATATGGATAGGTACGGATCATGGTGGAATCAATATCGTGGACAAAACCGACATGCGTGTCAGTTATCTGCAGCACGATGCTGAAAATCCCCACAGCTTGGCGCACAACAGTGTGTATGCCTTGATGAAAGACCGTTCCGGCATTATTTGGGTAGGTACTTTTAAAAATGGCATTAACCTGTACAATGAAAAACTGATTCGTTTTCCCCATGTAAAGCACTCGTTGACCGCTCAGCATTCCCTGCCCTACAATGACATCAACTGTTTTGTCGAGGATGAAAAAGGTAATTTTTACATAGGCACCAATGGCAGGGGACTGCTGTATTACGACCGGGAAAGGCAGCGATACACCTCGTTCAGGCATGAGGCAGGAAATGAAAATAGCCTGGCCGGAGATATCATTGTGGACCTGATGATGGACAGTCAGGGGGTGCTTTGGATAGGAACGTACCTGAACGGGCTCAGCAAGTATGATGGAAAGCAGTTTAAGAACTATTGGCCCAATGCCAATGATCCACGCAGTCTGGCTGGGGAGAGTGTTTGGGAGCTCTATGAGGACCAACAGGGGAATGTTTGGGCCGGGACCTTGCGGAATGGCTTGGATCTTTATGATCCTGAGACGGATGGTTTTATCCACTTCAAGGCCAATGAATCAACGATTCCTGTACACTGTGATTACATCTCTTCCCTTCAGGAGGACCTTGAGGGAAACCTATGGATAGGTGGTGGCAACGGAATCGATGTGATCAATTTTCAAACCGGTGCAGCAACGTTTTACCAGCAAGTTTTGGGCGACCAAAGCACCTTGGTGGGCAATAATATCATGGACATTTTCAGGGATAGCAAGGGAATCATGTGGGTGGCCACGACCCAAGGACTCAGCTATTTTGATGCGGAAAATGAGCGATTTTATAATTTTAATGCTACCGATGGACTTCCTTCGGATCATATCGTCAAGATCCTGGAAGATGATCAGTACCACCTCTGGCTCAGCACTACCAACGGGCTGAGCGAAGTTTCGGTGAATAGAAATCAACCTGACTCCCTGGTTCTTAGCTTTCGCAATTTTGGAGTGGGGGACGGCCTTCAGGGAAATTTTTTCAATGAAAATTCCGCCCTGAAAACTTCTCAAGGAGAATTGGTCTTTGGCGGAGCCAACGGCTATAATATTTTTTATCCTGAAAAAATGAAAGTAAACCAGGAAAGTCCAAAAATTGTCCTCACCGATTTTCAGTTGTTTAATAAAGCAGTAGATATAGGGGAAAAGGTTTCCGGTCGGGTGCTGCTAGAAAAAAACATCAATCAAACCGAAAAGCTGACCTTAAAGCATAATGAAAATGTATTTTCCATTGAATTCGCAGCCTTGAATTTTATCCACTCGGACAAAAACCGGTACCGCTATAAAATGGAAGGCTTTGACAACGACTGGGTGGAAGTGGAAGATGGTGTTACCAAAGCCACCTATACCAACCTGGACCCCGGAAACTATACCTTCAAGGTAAAGGCTGCCAATAACGATGGAATTTGGGCTGAAAAGGCACAGTTGCTGAACATTGAAGTGCTGGCACCGTTTTGGAAGACGCCTTTGGCCTTTTTGATCTATTTTATTTTGGTAGCCTTGGTGGTCATTGCCATCCAGCGGGAGATCATCGCCAGGGAAAAGGATCGGCTGCAGATCGCCCAGGACAAAGAGGAAGCCAAGCGGATGCAGGAGTTGGACAGGATGAAAACCAAATTTTTCACGAATGTGAGTCATGAATTCAGGACCCCCTTGACCCTGATTTTGGCTCCGGTGGAAAAGCTGCTGAAGTCCACCGATTCTCCGCAAACGCGCAGCCATTACCTGACCATCCAGCGGAATGCCAAGCGGCTGATGAACCTGATCAATCAATTGTTGGATATTCGCAAAATTGAAACGGAAGGCATTGATTTATCACCCGTGGAGGGAGATGTCATCGGTTTCTTGCGTGAGACCACGCGGTCGTTTGAGGACTTGTCCGAAAAGAAACACATTGCCTTGGATTTTCATACCAATAGAGCGCAGTTGTTTACGTATTTTGATGTGGATAAATTGGAAAAAATACTCTTTAACCTGCTTTCCAATGCCTTTAAATTCACCTATCGGGGTGGAGAGATCCATGTGGCGGCCCATTATGAGAAGCCACTGCCCGGAAAGGAAAAAGGAGTCCTGTCGATCAGTGTTCAGGATACGGGAGTGGGCATCGGAAAGGAAGACCAACAACGGATTTTTGAGCGCTATTTTGTAGGGGATGAAAACAGTGATAGCCTGAACCAAGGAAGTGGCATAGGCCTGTCCATTGTACAGGAGTTTGCGCGCCTGCACAGAGGGGAAGTGCTGTTAGAAAGTGAACTTGGGCGGGGGAGTACGTTTACGGTAAGGATTCCGGTGGAAGAAATCGTCCCGATGGAACACGTCTCGACCGATCCGGAACTTGATCAGGAAACAGCGGATAGGTCTGAGAAGAAGACCGTGTTATTGGTGGAGGACAATGAAGATTTCGTTCACTATTTGAAATCCTGCTTGGTGGAGGAATATAACGTGTTGACCGCTTTGGATGGCCAGCAAGGGAGTGAAATTGCTTTTGAGCAGATTCCGGATATGGTGATCAGTGATGTGATGATGCCCAAGATGAACGGCGTGGAGCTCTGTCAGTTGCTGAAGAAAGATTTACGAACCTCCCATATCCCTGTGATCCTCCTGACGGCCAAATCATCCGAAGAAAAGCAACTGGAAGGACTTGACAGTGGGGCAAATCACTACATCACGAAACCTTTTAACGTCGACCTCCTCCTGCTGCGGATCAGAAACCTCTTGGAAGAGCGGAGCCTTCTCCAAGAGCGATTCAAAAAACGTATCGGGGTCATCACCAGTGAGGTGAAACTGGAGTCATTGGATGATCGGTTGATCCAAAAAGCGGTGAAAGTGGTGGAGGATAATATCGATAATCCTGAACTTTCCGTGGAAATGCTCAGCAGCGAACTGGCCATGAGCCGGGTGCACCTTTATAAAAAACTTACTTCCCTAACGGGCAAAAAACCATTGGAGTTTATTCGGATGATCCGCTTGGAACGTGCTTGCCAGTTGTTGGGAGAAAGCCAATTGACCGTGGCGGAGGTGGCCTATGAAGTCGGGTATAATAATGCCAAATATTTCACCAAGCATTTTAAGGCAGAGTATCAGGTCATTCCTTCGGTGTATGCCCAGCAAAAATTGGCGGCAGCACAAAAGGAAACCTAA
- a CDS encoding TonB-dependent receptor plug domain-containing protein: MNKHIFTFNKKRGFLPLLLAGVTFWHANAQAQEARNLDEVVVTGTKFELPEEKSGKTIYKLDQADIERNAGKTITDLLNEVPGIQIDGNFSAPGTNISYFVRGASSKNTLILIDGTPINDPSLADATYDLRLLPLDQVESIEVLRGGLSTLYGTGASAAVINIKLKSGNQNKTFGGSADFSGGSFNTYRGNLSLNGQSDRFNYLVSGSLYHSQGFSAAADTVPDVEFGRDGIDRKDLMVKMGYQFSDRFSLGFLSGYDAMKADYDGGPFLDAQNLQTSNQLRFGLTPTYTYSKGAIKLKSVYNISEREFISSFPSIYEGRNLQLDLTQEHQLLEGLKGLWGVNLQQLSYEQPGEIVFEDNQFTLVDPYASFFYDAPSGFNIHVGARVNTHTNYDAKFIYNVNPSYLFDISETVSAKILASVATSYVTPTLYQLNSPDYGNSLLNPEESLNYEQGISFYIGNQFTFNLVHFTRDESSPIEFVSLFDENGGYIGGEYQNTTDQRRVEGFEADFSWLVNQYFSMTANFAHVSTDKPETFYRVPGSKWGMAFNANPAENTQVSLKYNYTSSRTVYDYGVGGAFDLDSYGLVDLFVQQRLLNDKLNVYGGVNNLLDEDFNAIYGYTTRGRNFSIGARYQF; the protein is encoded by the coding sequence ATGAACAAGCACATCTTTACGTTCAACAAAAAACGGGGATTTCTCCCCCTTCTCCTTGCTGGTGTTACCTTTTGGCATGCCAATGCACAGGCTCAAGAAGCCCGTAACCTCGACGAAGTGGTCGTTACCGGTACCAAATTCGAACTTCCTGAAGAAAAATCCGGGAAGACCATCTACAAACTCGACCAAGCCGATATCGAGCGGAATGCCGGAAAAACCATCACCGACTTATTAAATGAAGTTCCCGGTATCCAGATCGATGGGAATTTCAGTGCTCCCGGCACCAACATCAGCTATTTTGTACGCGGAGCCAGTAGCAAAAACACGCTCATCCTCATTGACGGCACGCCCATCAATGATCCCTCCTTGGCAGACGCCACCTATGATTTAAGGCTACTTCCACTGGATCAGGTCGAATCCATTGAAGTACTCAGAGGGGGACTCAGTACACTTTATGGCACAGGAGCTTCTGCTGCCGTGATCAATATCAAATTGAAGTCGGGCAATCAAAACAAAACGTTTGGCGGTTCTGCTGATTTCAGCGGAGGGTCATTTAACACCTATCGCGGCAACCTCAGTCTCAACGGCCAATCAGACCGATTTAACTACCTGGTTTCAGGAAGCTTATATCACTCTCAAGGTTTCTCTGCTGCAGCCGACACGGTGCCGGATGTGGAATTTGGTAGAGATGGCATCGACCGAAAAGACTTGATGGTCAAAATGGGCTATCAGTTTTCAGACCGGTTCAGCCTTGGTTTTCTATCCGGCTATGACGCCATGAAAGCAGACTACGATGGTGGCCCTTTCTTGGATGCCCAAAACCTCCAAACCAGCAATCAACTCCGCTTTGGATTGACGCCTACCTATACCTATTCCAAAGGAGCGATCAAGCTTAAGTCGGTGTATAACATCAGTGAAAGGGAATTTATCAGTAGTTTCCCCTCCATATATGAGGGCAGAAACCTACAGCTGGACCTCACCCAAGAACATCAACTGCTGGAAGGCCTTAAAGGACTTTGGGGCGTAAACCTCCAACAGCTCTCTTACGAGCAGCCGGGAGAGATCGTCTTTGAGGACAACCAATTCACCCTTGTTGATCCTTATGCTTCCTTTTTTTATGATGCACCAAGTGGCTTTAACATCCACGTCGGAGCCAGGGTCAATACCCATACAAACTACGATGCCAAATTCATTTATAATGTAAACCCAAGCTATCTGTTTGACATTTCTGAAACGGTTTCGGCAAAAATACTGGCTTCAGTGGCGACCTCCTATGTCACCCCTACGCTCTATCAGCTCAATTCTCCGGACTATGGAAACAGCCTGCTGAATCCTGAGGAATCCCTAAATTATGAACAAGGCATTTCCTTTTATATAGGCAATCAATTCACCTTCAATTTGGTGCATTTCACCAGAGACGAATCCAGCCCGATTGAATTTGTTTCCCTATTTGATGAAAACGGGGGATATATTGGCGGAGAATACCAAAACACCACTGACCAAAGAAGAGTAGAGGGTTTTGAAGCGGATTTCTCTTGGTTGGTCAATCAATATTTTAGCATGACGGCCAATTTTGCCCATGTCAGTACAGACAAACCCGAAACCTTCTATCGGGTACCTGGCAGCAAATGGGGCATGGCTTTCAATGCCAATCCAGCAGAAAACACCCAAGTTTCCTTGAAATACAATTACACCAGCAGTCGTACCGTCTATGATTATGGTGTAGGTGGAGCCTTTGACCTGGACAGCTATGGATTGGTGGATCTATTTGTGCAGCAAAGATTGCTAAATGATAAATTGAACGTCTATGGCGGGGTCAATAATCTTTTGGATGAAGATTTTAATGCCATCTATGGCTATACCACCAGAGGCCGTAACTTTAGCATTGGGGCGCGGTATCAATTTTGA
- a CDS encoding DUF5522 domain-containing protein has translation MGKPSSLIEGIDYTINDQGLFVFSGWYLLRQGKCCGNGCQNCPYHKLKEK, from the coding sequence ATGGGAAAACCCTCGTCCTTGATCGAGGGAATTGATTACACCATCAATGATCAGGGGCTCTTCGTATTTTCAGGTTGGTACTTGCTCAGACAAGGGAAATGCTGCGGCAATGGGTGTCAAAATTGTCCTTACCATAAACTCAAAGAGAAATGA
- a CDS encoding bifunctional adenosylcobinamide kinase/adenosylcobinamide-phosphate guanylyltransferase: MIHYITGGERSGKSRYAQQLAESLTRAPIYLATSRIWDQDFQQRVDRHQADRDERWTTMEVEKHIGQVDVAQKVVVMDCVTLWLTNWYGDAKGDITSCLKDCKAELAQLFASAQQGTLIVISNEIGMGLHAQTETGRKFTELQGWINQYIAQRADKAVFMVSGLPLNLK, from the coding sequence ATGATCCATTACATCACAGGCGGTGAACGCTCAGGAAAAAGCCGCTATGCCCAGCAATTGGCTGAAAGCCTTACGAGGGCTCCCATTTATTTGGCCACTTCCAGGATTTGGGACCAAGACTTCCAGCAACGCGTGGACAGGCACCAAGCGGATCGCGATGAACGCTGGACCACCATGGAGGTGGAAAAGCACATTGGACAGGTAGATGTGGCCCAAAAAGTAGTGGTCATGGATTGTGTGACCCTCTGGCTTACCAACTGGTATGGCGATGCTAAAGGTGACATCACCAGCTGTCTGAAGGATTGCAAAGCAGAATTGGCCCAGTTATTTGCCTCCGCCCAACAGGGCACCTTGATCGTCATCTCGAACGAAATCGGCATGGGACTCCATGCCCAAACGGAAACGGGCCGAAAGTTTACCGAACTACAAGGCTGGATAAATCAATACATTGCCCAAAGGGCGGATAAGGCGGTTTTTATGGTCAGTGGCCTACCCCTCAACCTAAAATAA
- a CDS encoding diphthine--ammonia ligase — MIKSVFNWSGGKDSALALHHVLKDDSITVDSLLTTINGHHQRISMHGVRRELLHAQAKSIGIPLDELLLPEMPSMDTYNLLMGEKMDAFKRAGITESIFGDIFLEDLKQYREEKLAQKGLKARFPLWKRDTSELIREFLDLGFKTVVVCIKDTVVPEEFLGRVIDLDFIKDLPSAIDPCGENGEFHTFVFDGPIFTSAIPFTFGEKVLRRYEAPKDQKDSCYSDTQEQPKAVGFHFQDLKLDQ, encoded by the coding sequence ATGATCAAAAGTGTATTCAACTGGAGCGGCGGGAAAGACAGTGCATTGGCGCTGCATCATGTGCTGAAAGATGATTCAATCACTGTAGACAGCCTTTTGACTACCATCAACGGTCATCACCAACGGATTTCCATGCATGGCGTACGAAGGGAATTGCTTCACGCACAGGCCAAGTCCATAGGGATTCCCTTGGATGAACTGCTACTCCCGGAGATGCCCAGTATGGACACCTATAACCTGCTTATGGGCGAAAAGATGGACGCCTTCAAACGGGCCGGCATTACAGAAAGCATCTTTGGGGATATTTTCTTAGAGGACCTCAAACAATACCGGGAAGAAAAACTTGCTCAGAAAGGCCTTAAGGCACGCTTTCCACTATGGAAAAGAGACACCTCTGAGCTTATTCGGGAATTTTTGGATTTAGGGTTTAAAACGGTAGTCGTCTGTATCAAAGACACGGTAGTTCCCGAGGAATTTTTGGGCAGGGTCATTGACTTGGATTTTATCAAAGACCTGCCTTCGGCCATCGATCCGTGCGGAGAAAACGGAGAGTTTCATACGTTTGTGTTTGATGGTCCCATTTTCACTTCAGCCATTCCCTTTACCTTTGGCGAAAAAGTCTTGCGCCGTTACGAGGCTCCGAAAGACCAAAAAGACAGCTGTTATTCCGATACCCAAGAACAGCCTAAAGCCGTGGGTTTTCACTTTCAGGACCTAAAACTGGACCAATAA